TGCTGACGCTATACATGGTGCTGTCGGGCAAGACGAAGGAAGAAGTCGCAGCAGAGTGCCAGGATATGGGCTGGGGACAATTCAAGCCATTGCTGACGGAAACCACGATTAACGCCCTAAAACCGATTCAGGAAAAGTATCAAGCGGTGATGGATGATAAAGGTTATTTGGAGTCCGTGTTGCGCGATGGTAGACAGAAAGCAGAAGCGATCGCGTCCATTACTCTTGCCCAAGTGAAAGCTGCCCTTGGTTATTCGGTTCCCCTTTAACCAGATATAAGTTATTAAGGATGGAAGCGATTAGTGATTGATGCTTCAGAATGAGTTATTTAATTCAAAATTCAGCAGGAACGCGGGAACCCCACCCCTATAAGACCAATTTGCGTGCTGCTGTGGAATCGGGTGAATTTTTAGTGACCGCCGAGGTTGCCCCTCCCAAGGGCGGCGATCCTTCCGAGATGCTGAAAATGGCCCAAACCCTCGAAGGTCGGGTTCATGCGGTCAATATTACCGATGGCAGTCGGGCGGTGTTGCGGATGTGTTCGATGGCGGCTTCAGTGATATTGCTCCAGCATGGAATCGAGCCGATTTGTCAGATTGCTTGTCGCGATCGCAACCGCATCGGATTGCAAGCTGACTTGATGGGTGCCCATGCGTTGGGAATTCGCAATATCTTAGCTTTGACTGGCGATCCTGTAAAAGCTGGAGATCATGCCGATGCCAAGAGTGTATTTGACCTAGAATCCGTGCGGTTGCTGGGATTAATCAAAAAAATGAATCTCGGCTTCGACTGGAACGACAAACCCTTGAGTGATGGGGCGACTGACTTGTTCGTGGGTGCGGCTATCGATCCGCAATTAGCTAGCTGGTCGGGGTTGCAAAGTCGATTTGAGCGGAAATTAGCAGCAGGGGCGCAGTTTTTCCAAAGCCAGCTGATTTGCGATTTTGACCGCCTAGAAAAATTTATGGATCAAATCGCGGCTGGCTGTGGAAAGCCAATTTTGGCGGGAATTTTTCTGCTCAAATCTGCTAAGAATGCCCAATTTATCAATCGATGCGTGCCGGGAGTAAATATTCCCGACCACATTATTGATAGACTAGCCGCTGCTTCCGATCCCTTGCAAGAAGGGATGCTAATTGCCGCCGAACAAGTTAAATTAGCTCGTCAACTCTGCCAAGGGGTTCATATGATGGCAGTGAAACGAGAAGATTTGATTTCGCAAATCCTCGATTTAGCCGGAATTCCACCACTGACTCCGGTGGTGACAGCAGGAGAAAGTAATGAACGCACAAACAACAAAGCAGTTGCCGATTCCGCCTCACTTTGATGCCAAAAAGGTCGGGGAAGTCTGGCGGGTGCCTTATCAGCAACGGGCAGGGGATGCGAGGGAGTGGGCGAAAAAACACCAGATTTCAGCGGCGGCTGAGGACAAAACTCGCATTTGCCTATTGTTAATCGATGTCCAGAATACGTTTTGCATCCCCGATTTTGAATTATTTGTCGGTGGGAGAACGGGTACGGGTGCGGTAGAAGATAATCGGCGGCTGAGTGAATTTATTTATCGGAATTTGGGGATGATTACAGCGATCGCTCCCACAATGGATACTCACACGGCGATGCAAATTTTCCATCCCGTCTTCTGGATTAACAACGCTGGAGAACATCCCACCGCCGCCGTGACGATGATTACACCGGAGGATGTTCACCAAGGTGTGTGGAAGGTGAATCCAGCCGTTGCCGGGATTGCTGGTGTCGATTACGCCGAACTTTCCTCACACGCTTTGCATTATGTCAAGCATTTGAGTGAAGCGGGTAAATATCCGCTGACGGTGTGGCCTTATCATTCCATGCTGGGTGGAATTGGTCACGCTTTGGTGTCAGCGGTGGAAGAGGCACTCTTTTTCCACTGTATTGCCCGGAATAGCCAAACGCAGTTTGAAATTAAAGGCGATAATCCTTTAACTGAAAATTATTCTGTCCTGCGGGCGGAAGTTTTGGAAAGTACAAATGGACGCCCGATTGCTCAGAAAAATACCAGCTTGATTCAACAGTTACTCGCGTTTGATGCGGTGATTATTGCTGGTCAAGCGAAGAGTCACTGCGTTGCCTGGACAATTGATGATTTGTTATCAGAAATAACAGCAAAAGACGCTAATCTTGCGAAAAAAGTGTATTTGCTAGAAGATTGCACCTCACCTGTTGTCGTTCCTGGAGTGGTGGATTACACGGATGGAGCAGAAGAAGCTTTTGCTAGATTTGCCGCAGCAGGAATGCATCTGGTTCAATCCACTCAACCCCTAGAAACCTGGGCTGACTTTCCTAAAATTGGAAATGAGTAAGTGAGTTTTGAATTTTAGTTTTGAGTATCAAGAGAGTTTTTTAATCTGACAATTAAACCTTAAACATTATTACCAATTACCATTCACCAATCGCCAATCACCCCTTACTAATTACCCGATGACTAGCAGCAACGATGCAATTCAGGCACTGCGCGAAGCTCTCCGATTTTCTCCGGATAATGTACCTTTGCGACAACATCTTGCAGAGACCCTTTTAAGCCAGGGTCAGGCAGAGGAAGCCGAGCAAGAATACCGCCTCGCCTTAGCGCGATCGCCAGAAAATCAGCAGTTGAAATTGGGATTAGCTCGTGCCTTCTATCAACAAGGAAAGCATCCCCAAGCGCTAGTAATTGTGGAAGATCAAATAAAGCGCTTGGATTGTCCAGCGGGTGCTTTTCTGCTTCATGCGCGTCTTCTTCTCAACACGGGGGCTGTGGAACAAGCTGTCCGTCAGTATCGCAGAGCTGTTGAAGCCGACCCATCTGTCAGCGACCCAGATTTTGCCGAAAGGTTGGGAATTGGGGCAGAGGAGGATGTGCAAGAGGTCGTAGACGGGAAGATTCGGGCAGGGGTGGGAGACTTTCCGCACCCAGAAGAAGATACTCCAGTCGAAAAACCCGCGATCGGATTCCGAGATGTTGGCGGTATGGAAGCGGTCAAAGACGAAATTCGGATGAAAATTATTTATCCCCTGAAACAGCCGGAACTGTACAAAGCTTATGGGAAGGCAATTGGGGGCGGAATTTTGATGTACGGCCCTCCGGGTTGCGGTAAAACTTACCTGGCTCGTGCGACAGCTGGCGAAATTAATTCTAGTTTCCTCTCTGTCGGAATTAACGATGTATTAGATATGTGGTTGGGCAACAGCGAACGCAATTTGCACGACCTTTTTGAACAAGCCAGACGTAACCAACCTTGCGTATTATTTTTTGATGAAGTTGATGCTTTAGCTGCCAGTCGTGCGGACTTGCGACAAAATTCTAGCCGCATGGTAATTAACCAATTTCTATCAGAATTGGACGGAGTGAGGAGTTCTAATGAAGGGGTATTAATTCTGGCTGCAACGAACGCCCCTTGGCACTTAGACTCAGCCTTCCGTCGTCCGGGTCGTTTTGACCGCATCTTGTTTGTACCACCGCCTGATGCAGAAGCAAGAGCAGCCATTTTGCGCCTGCTGTGTCGGGGTAAGCCAGTGGAGGATATTGACTACAACCACTTAGCCAAGAAAACTGAGAATTATTCAGGCGCAGACTTAATGGCAGTGGTGGATGTGGCAGTAGAAAAGAAGTTAGCAGAAGCGATGAAAATAGGTATCCCAAAGCCACTGACTACCAAAGATTTAGCTTCGGCGGCGGGAAGCGTGAAACCTTCGACAAAAGAATGGTTTTCAACGGCTCGTAATTATGCCTTGTATGCGAATGAGAGCGGTTTGTACGATGACATCCTGAAATATCTGAAACTCTGATGGGCATACATTTGGAGCGGGCACGGCTGCTGATTGAGCAGTCGCGGTATGAAATGGCAGAGCAAGAACTGCGACAAGAACTGGCAATGGAGCCAGATAGCGCGATCGCGCATACTCTGCTCGCCCTGTGCTTGAATCATCGCCAAATGTACCCGGAAGCCACCCAGATGGCTCAGCGAGCGATTCGCTTGGCTCCCGATTGGGGGTACGCTCACTACGTCCTGGCTTATATTCTGTGCGATTACAACCAGCTTCTAGAAGCGGAAACAGTACTGAAAGAGGC
This DNA window, taken from Coleofasciculus sp. FACHB-1120, encodes the following:
- a CDS encoding methylenetetrahydrofolate reductase encodes the protein MSYLIQNSAGTREPHPYKTNLRAAVESGEFLVTAEVAPPKGGDPSEMLKMAQTLEGRVHAVNITDGSRAVLRMCSMAASVILLQHGIEPICQIACRDRNRIGLQADLMGAHALGIRNILALTGDPVKAGDHADAKSVFDLESVRLLGLIKKMNLGFDWNDKPLSDGATDLFVGAAIDPQLASWSGLQSRFERKLAAGAQFFQSQLICDFDRLEKFMDQIAAGCGKPILAGIFLLKSAKNAQFINRCVPGVNIPDHIIDRLAAASDPLQEGMLIAAEQVKLARQLCQGVHMMAVKREDLISQILDLAGIPPLTPVVTAGESNERTNNKAVADSASL
- a CDS encoding ATP-binding protein, with protein sequence MTSSNDAIQALREALRFSPDNVPLRQHLAETLLSQGQAEEAEQEYRLALARSPENQQLKLGLARAFYQQGKHPQALVIVEDQIKRLDCPAGAFLLHARLLLNTGAVEQAVRQYRRAVEADPSVSDPDFAERLGIGAEEDVQEVVDGKIRAGVGDFPHPEEDTPVEKPAIGFRDVGGMEAVKDEIRMKIIYPLKQPELYKAYGKAIGGGILMYGPPGCGKTYLARATAGEINSSFLSVGINDVLDMWLGNSERNLHDLFEQARRNQPCVLFFDEVDALAASRADLRQNSSRMVINQFLSELDGVRSSNEGVLILAATNAPWHLDSAFRRPGRFDRILFVPPPDAEARAAILRLLCRGKPVEDIDYNHLAKKTENYSGADLMAVVDVAVEKKLAEAMKIGIPKPLTTKDLASAAGSVKPSTKEWFSTARNYALYANESGLYDDILKYLKL
- a CDS encoding cysteine hydrolase family protein codes for the protein MNAQTTKQLPIPPHFDAKKVGEVWRVPYQQRAGDAREWAKKHQISAAAEDKTRICLLLIDVQNTFCIPDFELFVGGRTGTGAVEDNRRLSEFIYRNLGMITAIAPTMDTHTAMQIFHPVFWINNAGEHPTAAVTMITPEDVHQGVWKVNPAVAGIAGVDYAELSSHALHYVKHLSEAGKYPLTVWPYHSMLGGIGHALVSAVEEALFFHCIARNSQTQFEIKGDNPLTENYSVLRAEVLESTNGRPIAQKNTSLIQQLLAFDAVIIAGQAKSHCVAWTIDDLLSEITAKDANLAKKVYLLEDCTSPVVVPGVVDYTDGAEEAFARFAAAGMHLVQSTQPLETWADFPKIGNE